The following coding sequences lie in one Oncorhynchus gorbuscha isolate QuinsamMale2020 ecotype Even-year linkage group LG10, OgorEven_v1.0, whole genome shotgun sequence genomic window:
- the LOC124046616 gene encoding uncharacterized protein LOC124046616 isoform X1, whose product MADESNMSSTTTGADHVTVSQVPCVSGLQVNQKQVGEKCIEANALEITGEQGLTDFLQSCTKEETFVAKDSQEVVSQTEDHEQQPEQNILTSIVETPGIATGAEYSTVSADFVNALAPGTTIIYVQPDGSFVEGSGLTEEEQQQLVEQLAKQQLITVTENEAAHLFEQNQGIKTVPTTSSQIQYTIPSTALAPNELQQVIEQVTKSQQFMAQTPKGSEQVVTTLDPTTGLFTTVAASEIAVASPQPLVTMQNASQKLKNVAKQVALQSHNGTRLVQKKQETIRIQVQIPSGKQEGKGPTQTTISIPQQKNLAVASQGQQVKVSTNGSVSNSPQIIHITPIVGQQQYFLQQNPGDPPIQLLLQSSTPVVGSLVPVVHKLPIPVQTPAQQPSGKVPVNGTTVTAIKPATSVSVPTVEKVKRVKTRMKKAPKIKTRSGRVSRPPKYKVKDYKFIKTEDLAESHQSDSDDYSEISVEEDEDGEDGKKGAASMIYSHKRKAFQCETCDKAYIGLGGLSRHYRLNPSHGELKSLPEGTSKTDSPDKSADAGDEHKKPTEESNASSVKNTSGPEKSEATEKTAAATTQQKADTTATQGVAASTRQAVVQARGPGRPRGRGRPPTKAHPAVRLGRPPKLGGGAASVEQQTQSRKAWLKEVTHECDNEELMETVLPRLAKVMTVWEFLLMKVEKGRQPKTQFSDVYREFEKLHSQVKKMAQDYISNPQGVHMALEVHNVEVAKSLGIVDEVNKFKVLNPPTQQNVTNMATKNVHYMENTKMLPPTKRFKMENQVGVQIHQNGIETSTKESSEAKVENTATTSMKYISPHTEVVAKSPVGPQVTQTATITPQVVSSNPETNITPMELIQDHLSNSMTETIDSVGEEAMETDQGVSGTEPTEVLSTSDIADQMKELEKALATDPVAVDQQPMSTQPQQSNPTPVQQSGLTQAASTSSGLGQVVVQEAQGCQEVQEIYIQTEGLTMHLAEGQEGELASERIVIVNGPDGTTMHIRAPEGVPLEAVHALLGIEAEGKTQQ is encoded by the exons ATGGCCGACGAGAGCAATATGTCAAGTACAACAACAGGGGCAGATCATGTTACAGTATCTCAAGTTCCATGTGTTTCTGGATTGCAAGTTAACCAGAAGCAAGTCGGCGAGAAATGCATTGAAGCAAATGCACTAGAGATCACCGGAGAGCAGGGCTTGACAGATTTCCTGCAAAGCTGCACAAAAGAGGAGACATTCGTTGCAAAGGACTCCCAGGAGGTTGTCAGCCAAACTGAAGACCATGAACAACAACCTGAACAGAACATATTAACTTCTATTGTTGAGACCCCAGGCATTGCAACGGGAGCAGAGTATTCTACAGTCAGTGCTGACTTTGTAAATGCTCTTGCTCCTGGGACCACCATCATTTATGTGCAACCAGATGGTAGTTTTGTTGAGGGATCAGGTCTGACTGAAGAGGAGCAGCAACAGCTAGTGGAGCAGTTGGCCAAACAACAGCTTATCACAGTGACTGAGAATGAGGCTGCTCATCTGTTTGAACAAAATCAAGGCATCAAAACAGTCCCTACTACTTCATCACAGATACAGTATACTATTCCCAGTACAGCACTGGCTCCCAACGAACTGCAACAAGTGATAGAGCAAGTCACCAAATCTCAGCAATTCATGGCCCAGACACCCAAGGGATCGGAGCAGGTTGTGACCACACTGGATCCCACAACTGGCTTGTTCACGACTGTAGCAGCTTCAGAGATTGCAGTAGCAAGCCCACAGCCACTGGTCACTATGCAGAATGCATCACAGAAGCTGAAGAATGTTGCGAAACAAGTGGCACTTCAGTCCCACAATGGTACACGCCTGGTTCAGAAAAAG CAGGAAACCATTAGAATCCAAGTCCAGATACCATCTGGAAAGCAGGAGGGGAAAGGACCTACACAGACTACCATATCAATCCCTCAACAGAAGAACTTGGCTGTGGCCAGTCAAGGCCAGCAAGTCAAAGTGTCTACGAACGGCAGTGTGAGCAACAGCCCCCAGATCATCCACATCACACCCATAGTTGGACAGCAACAGTACTTCCTACAGCAGAACCCTGGAGACCCTCCTATTCAGCTGCTACTGCAGAGCTCAACACCTGTGGTTGGGAGCCTGGTTCCCGTTGTGCACAAACTGCCCATACCTGTTCAGACCCCTGCCCAGCAGCCTTCAGGTAAGGTCCCGGTCAATGGCACAACAGTCACAGCAATTAAACCTGCcacgtctgtctctgtccccacagtggaaaaagtcaaaaggGTCAAAACCAGAATGAAAAAGGCACCAAAAATCAAAACACGTTCCGGGAGGGTGTCCAGACCGCCCAAGTACAAGGTGAAGGACTATAAGTTCATCAAGACAGAGGACTTGGCCGAGAGCCATCAGTCAGATTCTGACGACTACTCTGAAATCAGTGTGGAGGAAGATGAAGATGGTGAGGATGGTAAAAAGGGAGCAGCATCTATGATTTACAGTCACAAGCGGAAGGCCTTTCAATGTGAAACGTGTGATAAAGCTTACATAGGCCTTGGAGGTCTGTCCAGACACTACAGGCTGAACCCCTCCCACGGTGAACTGAAGTCACTTCCTGAAGGGACCTCTAAAACAGACAGCCCTGATAAAAGCGCAGACGCTGGGGACGAACATAAGAAGCCGACTGAAGAAAGTAATGCAAGCAGTGTTAAAAATACATCAGGTCCTGAGAAAAGTGAAGCCACAGAGAAAACAGCTGCTGCAACCACTCAACAAAAA GCGGACACCACAGCAACCCAAGGAGTAGCAGCTTCTACCAGGCAGGCTGTGGTCCAGGCTCGGGGACCAGGGAGGCCCAGAGGACGAGGCAGACCACCTACCAAAGCACACCCAGCGGTGAGACTGGGGCGACCTCCAAAGCTAGGAGGGGGAGCAGCCAGCGTGGAGCAGCAGACCCAGAGTAGGAAAGCATGGCTCAAAGAG GTGACACATGAATGTGACAATGAAGAACTAATGGAGACTGTGCTCCCTCGTCTGGCTAAGGTCATGACTGTCTGGGAGTTCCTCCTGATGAAG GTGGAGAAGGGGCGGCAACCCAAAACCCAGTTTTCTGATGTGTACCGGGagtttgagaagctccacagtcaGGTGAAGAAGATGGCCCAAGACTACATCAGTAACCCTCAGGGTGTTCACATGGCCTTGGAGGTCCACAATGTAGAG GTTGCCAAATCTCTTGGCATCGTTGATGAGGTGAACAAGTTCAAAGTTCTGAACCCTCCAACTCAGCAGAATGTCACCAACATGGCAACCAAGAATGTCCACTATATGGAG AATACTAAAATGTTACCTCCAACAAAGAGGTTTAAAATGGAAAACCAGGTTGGTGTTCAGATCCATCAGAACGGCATTGAGACTTCCACAAAAG AATCAAGTGAGGCCAAAGTCGAGAACACCGCAACAACAAGCATGAAGTACATTTCGCCACATACTGAGGTGGTCGCCAAGAGTCCCGTGGGCCCTCAAGTCACTCAGACTGCTACCATCACACCACAGGTCGTCTCATCTAACCCTGAGACAAACATAACACCCATGGAACTGATCCAGGATCACTTATCCAACAGCATGACAGAAACCATTGACTCAGTAGGAGAGGAGGCCATGGAGACAGATCAGGGTGTGTCTGGTACAGAACCTACCGAGGTCCTGAGCACCAGTGACATAGCAGATCAAATGAAGGAGCTAGAGAAGGCCTTGGCCACAGACCCAGTCGCAGTTGATCAGCAGCCCATGAGTACTCAGCCGCAGCAGTCCAACCCTACCCCAGTCCAGCAGAGTGGCCTGACCCAGGCTGCCTCCACCTCCAGTGGACTAGGCCAGGTGGTGGTTCAGGAGGCCCAGGGCTGCCAAGAGGTCCAGGAGATCTACATCCAGACGGAGGGGCTGACCATGCACCTAGCAGAGGGCCAGGAGGGCGAATTGGCCTCGGAGCGCATCGTCATCGTCAACGGGCCTGATGGCACCACTATGCACATCCGCGCCCCTGAAGGAGTCCCTCTGGAAGCAGTCCACGCTCTGCTTGGTATTGAGGCTGAGGGGAAAACACAGCAGTGA
- the LOC124046616 gene encoding uncharacterized protein LOC124046616 isoform X2, with amino-acid sequence MADESNMSSTTTGADHVTVSQVPCVSGLQVNQKQVGEKCIEANALEITGEQGLTDFLQSCTKEETFVAKDSQEVVSQTEDHEQQPEQNILTSIVETPGIATGAEYSTVSADFVNALAPGTTIIYVQPDGSFVEGSGLTEEEQQQLVEQLAKQQLITVTENEAAHLFEQNQGIKTVPTTSSQIQYTIPSTALAPNELQQVIEQVTKSQQFMAQTPKGSEQVVTTLDPTTGLFTTVAASEIAVASPQPLVTMQNASQKLKNVAKQVALQSHNGTRLVQKKETIRIQVQIPSGKQEGKGPTQTTISIPQQKNLAVASQGQQVKVSTNGSVSNSPQIIHITPIVGQQQYFLQQNPGDPPIQLLLQSSTPVVGSLVPVVHKLPIPVQTPAQQPSGKVPVNGTTVTAIKPATSVSVPTVEKVKRVKTRMKKAPKIKTRSGRVSRPPKYKVKDYKFIKTEDLAESHQSDSDDYSEISVEEDEDGEDGKKGAASMIYSHKRKAFQCETCDKAYIGLGGLSRHYRLNPSHGELKSLPEGTSKTDSPDKSADAGDEHKKPTEESNASSVKNTSGPEKSEATEKTAAATTQQKADTTATQGVAASTRQAVVQARGPGRPRGRGRPPTKAHPAVRLGRPPKLGGGAASVEQQTQSRKAWLKEVTHECDNEELMETVLPRLAKVMTVWEFLLMKVEKGRQPKTQFSDVYREFEKLHSQVKKMAQDYISNPQGVHMALEVHNVEVAKSLGIVDEVNKFKVLNPPTQQNVTNMATKNVHYMENTKMLPPTKRFKMENQVGVQIHQNGIETSTKESSEAKVENTATTSMKYISPHTEVVAKSPVGPQVTQTATITPQVVSSNPETNITPMELIQDHLSNSMTETIDSVGEEAMETDQGVSGTEPTEVLSTSDIADQMKELEKALATDPVAVDQQPMSTQPQQSNPTPVQQSGLTQAASTSSGLGQVVVQEAQGCQEVQEIYIQTEGLTMHLAEGQEGELASERIVIVNGPDGTTMHIRAPEGVPLEAVHALLGIEAEGKTQQ; translated from the exons ATGGCCGACGAGAGCAATATGTCAAGTACAACAACAGGGGCAGATCATGTTACAGTATCTCAAGTTCCATGTGTTTCTGGATTGCAAGTTAACCAGAAGCAAGTCGGCGAGAAATGCATTGAAGCAAATGCACTAGAGATCACCGGAGAGCAGGGCTTGACAGATTTCCTGCAAAGCTGCACAAAAGAGGAGACATTCGTTGCAAAGGACTCCCAGGAGGTTGTCAGCCAAACTGAAGACCATGAACAACAACCTGAACAGAACATATTAACTTCTATTGTTGAGACCCCAGGCATTGCAACGGGAGCAGAGTATTCTACAGTCAGTGCTGACTTTGTAAATGCTCTTGCTCCTGGGACCACCATCATTTATGTGCAACCAGATGGTAGTTTTGTTGAGGGATCAGGTCTGACTGAAGAGGAGCAGCAACAGCTAGTGGAGCAGTTGGCCAAACAACAGCTTATCACAGTGACTGAGAATGAGGCTGCTCATCTGTTTGAACAAAATCAAGGCATCAAAACAGTCCCTACTACTTCATCACAGATACAGTATACTATTCCCAGTACAGCACTGGCTCCCAACGAACTGCAACAAGTGATAGAGCAAGTCACCAAATCTCAGCAATTCATGGCCCAGACACCCAAGGGATCGGAGCAGGTTGTGACCACACTGGATCCCACAACTGGCTTGTTCACGACTGTAGCAGCTTCAGAGATTGCAGTAGCAAGCCCACAGCCACTGGTCACTATGCAGAATGCATCACAGAAGCTGAAGAATGTTGCGAAACAAGTGGCACTTCAGTCCCACAATGGTACACGCCTGGTTCAGAAAAAG GAAACCATTAGAATCCAAGTCCAGATACCATCTGGAAAGCAGGAGGGGAAAGGACCTACACAGACTACCATATCAATCCCTCAACAGAAGAACTTGGCTGTGGCCAGTCAAGGCCAGCAAGTCAAAGTGTCTACGAACGGCAGTGTGAGCAACAGCCCCCAGATCATCCACATCACACCCATAGTTGGACAGCAACAGTACTTCCTACAGCAGAACCCTGGAGACCCTCCTATTCAGCTGCTACTGCAGAGCTCAACACCTGTGGTTGGGAGCCTGGTTCCCGTTGTGCACAAACTGCCCATACCTGTTCAGACCCCTGCCCAGCAGCCTTCAGGTAAGGTCCCGGTCAATGGCACAACAGTCACAGCAATTAAACCTGCcacgtctgtctctgtccccacagtggaaaaagtcaaaaggGTCAAAACCAGAATGAAAAAGGCACCAAAAATCAAAACACGTTCCGGGAGGGTGTCCAGACCGCCCAAGTACAAGGTGAAGGACTATAAGTTCATCAAGACAGAGGACTTGGCCGAGAGCCATCAGTCAGATTCTGACGACTACTCTGAAATCAGTGTGGAGGAAGATGAAGATGGTGAGGATGGTAAAAAGGGAGCAGCATCTATGATTTACAGTCACAAGCGGAAGGCCTTTCAATGTGAAACGTGTGATAAAGCTTACATAGGCCTTGGAGGTCTGTCCAGACACTACAGGCTGAACCCCTCCCACGGTGAACTGAAGTCACTTCCTGAAGGGACCTCTAAAACAGACAGCCCTGATAAAAGCGCAGACGCTGGGGACGAACATAAGAAGCCGACTGAAGAAAGTAATGCAAGCAGTGTTAAAAATACATCAGGTCCTGAGAAAAGTGAAGCCACAGAGAAAACAGCTGCTGCAACCACTCAACAAAAA GCGGACACCACAGCAACCCAAGGAGTAGCAGCTTCTACCAGGCAGGCTGTGGTCCAGGCTCGGGGACCAGGGAGGCCCAGAGGACGAGGCAGACCACCTACCAAAGCACACCCAGCGGTGAGACTGGGGCGACCTCCAAAGCTAGGAGGGGGAGCAGCCAGCGTGGAGCAGCAGACCCAGAGTAGGAAAGCATGGCTCAAAGAG GTGACACATGAATGTGACAATGAAGAACTAATGGAGACTGTGCTCCCTCGTCTGGCTAAGGTCATGACTGTCTGGGAGTTCCTCCTGATGAAG GTGGAGAAGGGGCGGCAACCCAAAACCCAGTTTTCTGATGTGTACCGGGagtttgagaagctccacagtcaGGTGAAGAAGATGGCCCAAGACTACATCAGTAACCCTCAGGGTGTTCACATGGCCTTGGAGGTCCACAATGTAGAG GTTGCCAAATCTCTTGGCATCGTTGATGAGGTGAACAAGTTCAAAGTTCTGAACCCTCCAACTCAGCAGAATGTCACCAACATGGCAACCAAGAATGTCCACTATATGGAG AATACTAAAATGTTACCTCCAACAAAGAGGTTTAAAATGGAAAACCAGGTTGGTGTTCAGATCCATCAGAACGGCATTGAGACTTCCACAAAAG AATCAAGTGAGGCCAAAGTCGAGAACACCGCAACAACAAGCATGAAGTACATTTCGCCACATACTGAGGTGGTCGCCAAGAGTCCCGTGGGCCCTCAAGTCACTCAGACTGCTACCATCACACCACAGGTCGTCTCATCTAACCCTGAGACAAACATAACACCCATGGAACTGATCCAGGATCACTTATCCAACAGCATGACAGAAACCATTGACTCAGTAGGAGAGGAGGCCATGGAGACAGATCAGGGTGTGTCTGGTACAGAACCTACCGAGGTCCTGAGCACCAGTGACATAGCAGATCAAATGAAGGAGCTAGAGAAGGCCTTGGCCACAGACCCAGTCGCAGTTGATCAGCAGCCCATGAGTACTCAGCCGCAGCAGTCCAACCCTACCCCAGTCCAGCAGAGTGGCCTGACCCAGGCTGCCTCCACCTCCAGTGGACTAGGCCAGGTGGTGGTTCAGGAGGCCCAGGGCTGCCAAGAGGTCCAGGAGATCTACATCCAGACGGAGGGGCTGACCATGCACCTAGCAGAGGGCCAGGAGGGCGAATTGGCCTCGGAGCGCATCGTCATCGTCAACGGGCCTGATGGCACCACTATGCACATCCGCGCCCCTGAAGGAGTCCCTCTGGAAGCAGTCCACGCTCTGCTTGGTATTGAGGCTGAGGGGAAAACACAGCAGTGA
- the LOC124046616 gene encoding uncharacterized protein LOC124046616 isoform X3, with amino-acid sequence MADESNMSSTTTGADHVTVSQVPCVSGLQVNQKQVGEKCIEANALEITGEQGLTDFLQSCTKEETFVAKDSQEVVSQTEDHEQQPEQNILTSIVETPGIATGAEYSTVSADFVNALAPGTTIIYVQPDGSFVEGSGLTEEEQQQLVEQLAKQQLITVTENEAAHLFEQNQGIKTVPTTSSQIQYTIPSTALAPNELQQVIEQVTKSQQFMAQTPKGSEQVVTTLDPTTGLFTTVAASEIAVASPQPLVTMQNASQKLKNVAKQVALQSHNGTRLVQKKQETIRIQVQIPSGKQEGKGPTQTTISIPQQKNLAVASQGQQVKVSTNGSVSNSPQIIHITPIVGQQQYFLQQNPGDPPIQLLLQSSTPVVGSLVPVVHKLPIPVQTPAQQPSVEKVKRVKTRMKKAPKIKTRSGRVSRPPKYKVKDYKFIKTEDLAESHQSDSDDYSEISVEEDEDGEDGKKGAASMIYSHKRKAFQCETCDKAYIGLGGLSRHYRLNPSHGELKSLPEGTSKTDSPDKSADAGDEHKKPTEESNASSVKNTSGPEKSEATEKTAAATTQQKADTTATQGVAASTRQAVVQARGPGRPRGRGRPPTKAHPAVRLGRPPKLGGGAASVEQQTQSRKAWLKEVTHECDNEELMETVLPRLAKVMTVWEFLLMKVEKGRQPKTQFSDVYREFEKLHSQVKKMAQDYISNPQGVHMALEVHNVEVAKSLGIVDEVNKFKVLNPPTQQNVTNMATKNVHYMENTKMLPPTKRFKMENQVGVQIHQNGIETSTKESSEAKVENTATTSMKYISPHTEVVAKSPVGPQVTQTATITPQVVSSNPETNITPMELIQDHLSNSMTETIDSVGEEAMETDQGVSGTEPTEVLSTSDIADQMKELEKALATDPVAVDQQPMSTQPQQSNPTPVQQSGLTQAASTSSGLGQVVVQEAQGCQEVQEIYIQTEGLTMHLAEGQEGELASERIVIVNGPDGTTMHIRAPEGVPLEAVHALLGIEAEGKTQQ; translated from the exons ATGGCCGACGAGAGCAATATGTCAAGTACAACAACAGGGGCAGATCATGTTACAGTATCTCAAGTTCCATGTGTTTCTGGATTGCAAGTTAACCAGAAGCAAGTCGGCGAGAAATGCATTGAAGCAAATGCACTAGAGATCACCGGAGAGCAGGGCTTGACAGATTTCCTGCAAAGCTGCACAAAAGAGGAGACATTCGTTGCAAAGGACTCCCAGGAGGTTGTCAGCCAAACTGAAGACCATGAACAACAACCTGAACAGAACATATTAACTTCTATTGTTGAGACCCCAGGCATTGCAACGGGAGCAGAGTATTCTACAGTCAGTGCTGACTTTGTAAATGCTCTTGCTCCTGGGACCACCATCATTTATGTGCAACCAGATGGTAGTTTTGTTGAGGGATCAGGTCTGACTGAAGAGGAGCAGCAACAGCTAGTGGAGCAGTTGGCCAAACAACAGCTTATCACAGTGACTGAGAATGAGGCTGCTCATCTGTTTGAACAAAATCAAGGCATCAAAACAGTCCCTACTACTTCATCACAGATACAGTATACTATTCCCAGTACAGCACTGGCTCCCAACGAACTGCAACAAGTGATAGAGCAAGTCACCAAATCTCAGCAATTCATGGCCCAGACACCCAAGGGATCGGAGCAGGTTGTGACCACACTGGATCCCACAACTGGCTTGTTCACGACTGTAGCAGCTTCAGAGATTGCAGTAGCAAGCCCACAGCCACTGGTCACTATGCAGAATGCATCACAGAAGCTGAAGAATGTTGCGAAACAAGTGGCACTTCAGTCCCACAATGGTACACGCCTGGTTCAGAAAAAG CAGGAAACCATTAGAATCCAAGTCCAGATACCATCTGGAAAGCAGGAGGGGAAAGGACCTACACAGACTACCATATCAATCCCTCAACAGAAGAACTTGGCTGTGGCCAGTCAAGGCCAGCAAGTCAAAGTGTCTACGAACGGCAGTGTGAGCAACAGCCCCCAGATCATCCACATCACACCCATAGTTGGACAGCAACAGTACTTCCTACAGCAGAACCCTGGAGACCCTCCTATTCAGCTGCTACTGCAGAGCTCAACACCTGTGGTTGGGAGCCTGGTTCCCGTTGTGCACAAACTGCCCATACCTGTTCAGACCCCTGCCCAGCAGCCTTCAG tggaaaaagtcaaaaggGTCAAAACCAGAATGAAAAAGGCACCAAAAATCAAAACACGTTCCGGGAGGGTGTCCAGACCGCCCAAGTACAAGGTGAAGGACTATAAGTTCATCAAGACAGAGGACTTGGCCGAGAGCCATCAGTCAGATTCTGACGACTACTCTGAAATCAGTGTGGAGGAAGATGAAGATGGTGAGGATGGTAAAAAGGGAGCAGCATCTATGATTTACAGTCACAAGCGGAAGGCCTTTCAATGTGAAACGTGTGATAAAGCTTACATAGGCCTTGGAGGTCTGTCCAGACACTACAGGCTGAACCCCTCCCACGGTGAACTGAAGTCACTTCCTGAAGGGACCTCTAAAACAGACAGCCCTGATAAAAGCGCAGACGCTGGGGACGAACATAAGAAGCCGACTGAAGAAAGTAATGCAAGCAGTGTTAAAAATACATCAGGTCCTGAGAAAAGTGAAGCCACAGAGAAAACAGCTGCTGCAACCACTCAACAAAAA GCGGACACCACAGCAACCCAAGGAGTAGCAGCTTCTACCAGGCAGGCTGTGGTCCAGGCTCGGGGACCAGGGAGGCCCAGAGGACGAGGCAGACCACCTACCAAAGCACACCCAGCGGTGAGACTGGGGCGACCTCCAAAGCTAGGAGGGGGAGCAGCCAGCGTGGAGCAGCAGACCCAGAGTAGGAAAGCATGGCTCAAAGAG GTGACACATGAATGTGACAATGAAGAACTAATGGAGACTGTGCTCCCTCGTCTGGCTAAGGTCATGACTGTCTGGGAGTTCCTCCTGATGAAG GTGGAGAAGGGGCGGCAACCCAAAACCCAGTTTTCTGATGTGTACCGGGagtttgagaagctccacagtcaGGTGAAGAAGATGGCCCAAGACTACATCAGTAACCCTCAGGGTGTTCACATGGCCTTGGAGGTCCACAATGTAGAG GTTGCCAAATCTCTTGGCATCGTTGATGAGGTGAACAAGTTCAAAGTTCTGAACCCTCCAACTCAGCAGAATGTCACCAACATGGCAACCAAGAATGTCCACTATATGGAG AATACTAAAATGTTACCTCCAACAAAGAGGTTTAAAATGGAAAACCAGGTTGGTGTTCAGATCCATCAGAACGGCATTGAGACTTCCACAAAAG AATCAAGTGAGGCCAAAGTCGAGAACACCGCAACAACAAGCATGAAGTACATTTCGCCACATACTGAGGTGGTCGCCAAGAGTCCCGTGGGCCCTCAAGTCACTCAGACTGCTACCATCACACCACAGGTCGTCTCATCTAACCCTGAGACAAACATAACACCCATGGAACTGATCCAGGATCACTTATCCAACAGCATGACAGAAACCATTGACTCAGTAGGAGAGGAGGCCATGGAGACAGATCAGGGTGTGTCTGGTACAGAACCTACCGAGGTCCTGAGCACCAGTGACATAGCAGATCAAATGAAGGAGCTAGAGAAGGCCTTGGCCACAGACCCAGTCGCAGTTGATCAGCAGCCCATGAGTACTCAGCCGCAGCAGTCCAACCCTACCCCAGTCCAGCAGAGTGGCCTGACCCAGGCTGCCTCCACCTCCAGTGGACTAGGCCAGGTGGTGGTTCAGGAGGCCCAGGGCTGCCAAGAGGTCCAGGAGATCTACATCCAGACGGAGGGGCTGACCATGCACCTAGCAGAGGGCCAGGAGGGCGAATTGGCCTCGGAGCGCATCGTCATCGTCAACGGGCCTGATGGCACCACTATGCACATCCGCGCCCCTGAAGGAGTCCCTCTGGAAGCAGTCCACGCTCTGCTTGGTATTGAGGCTGAGGGGAAAACACAGCAGTGA